The Seleniivibrio woodruffii region TGATACCGATGACTTCTTTATTCCTCATACAAGATTACGTAAGTCTCTATGGCAGAAGGCTGCTGCCCTTATTGTAACCAAAAACCACACAGAGCACGGTCAATACCTCACCGGAGTTGACGCTGCATCCAATGAGTTGGAAACACCGCCTGAAGTTTTTGCCCCGATATACAGACACTTGAGAAATAATGGGTTCAGTCATTTCACATACCATGCGGGCGAAGATTTCCATCATATCGTAGGTGGACTCAGAGCTATGTACGAGGCTGTTGATTTTCTCGATTTAAAAGCAGGAGACAGAATCGGGCACGGCACTGCAATGGGAATCAGCCCTGAATTATGGCACGGTCACACAGGGAATTTTCTATTTTTGAACAAAGGTGAATGGTTGGATGACTTACTATTCTCAATTTTCCTAATTGAAAAATACGATGACGGCTCTCTTGTCAATTTGTCCAGTAAACTCCGCTTTGAAGCTGAAAAAAAAGCATCGGAAATATATGGGAACTATTTTCATATAGGAGCTTTAATCGGTGCATGGAAGCTCAGAAAGTTCTGCCCTTTTCATATGTTTCCTGTTGAAAGTTCTCTAGGGCATAACGACTACTCAACTGAAACGGTAGCCTGCTGTCAGGCAAAGCCGGATAAAATACAGTCAGACCTGTTGAAAGCTTACTATACACAATCGATAAAAAAGCGATATGATATTAAAGAAAAAATTGAAACATTAGGCCTGTTCAGTCTGGATGACCTGTGGAAGTTGCAAATAATTCTCCAGAAATATATGCACCAGAAAGAAATCGTAATGGAAGTCCTACCAACAAGTAATGTTAGAATAAGTTATTACAGCCAATACTCAGAACATCATATATGGAGATGGCTCGGATTGAATAAAGTTAACAATTGCGACACCTTGCCCCCCATCGTCCTCGGAACAGACGATACTGGCATATTTGCGTCAAATATAAGAAACGAGTATGCTCATATTTATAACCATCTGATTAATACCATAAAGTTACCTCACCAATCAGCCTTGAAGTATATTAAGGAAATTCATGAAAGCAGTAAAGTGTATGCGTTTAAATAGTAAATAAAGAAATCTAACTTTAACAATATTACAAGGAGTCTAACTGTGACTGGTTTTGTTCCATTATTGACGGTGTTTTCAACGCAGCATAAATATAACTATTAATTAAATATGTTTGTTTTAGTACTCTTTATCTATTATCCGTATTTTCGCTTCTAACGCAATTTGCGTTCATAAACACAAAACTCCAACTCCCAAACTATTTTTCGTCACAGACAGGCTCATAGGCTCTCACAACGCCATACCAGAGTTGCAACGCCATGACATAGGAAAAAACCGCATATCAATGGATGATATTACTGACAGCTATAATTTTAGTTTGCACATAAATCTTTCCCAAAGAAGCCGAATAAAATCACTGTCGATTTTTACACTGACTAAATTCATTTGCATAGAAACTAGTTGTTTTATTTTAAAAAATGGAGAAATAGAAATCGCTTTCGCTCGAAATAGAAACTGTAAAACATACGAAGTATATAATACTGGATAACGCTGGCGTTTCCAGAAACGCCGAGCGGCGTTTGCAGGAACGCCGGCCGGCGTTCACGGAGCTGCTAACTGGTTGCTAAAAATTCTGAACGTTAGGTCATAATGAAAACTATATAGTATTGCATTTAATTATTTTAATAACTATTATTTTAGCCTCATTTCCACTCTGAAATTCAGTGTTAACTAACCGCACAGGACGGGGGTTCATGTAACCCAATATCGGGCATCGCAATCCCAGTTGAGACCCAAAACAATCCCAACTCTATCCAACATCAGAGCAATTGTCGCTCATATTCCATATCGAACATGAAACAATGCGTCGATGAGCCTGCATATTCTTTCGCACCTCTGTTACCCTGTCATTCTGCAAGTCATAAATAATCCGCGCTTCAACAGATCTCGCCAGCACATTCCCATCTGGAGAATGATGAAGAATGATATTCTCAAGTTTTTGAAGAACCGGCTCATCGATCTCAATCATCTTGGCAGCATTCTCTAACAATATCTTATGCGATGAAGAAACAGCACCGACATAAAGACCTGTGTGCGTGACCTGAAAGCCTCGCTCTGTCATCCTGTAACACTTGGCTTTTCCAATATTAACAAGCATAATTCCCATGATGAGATGGTCATAATTTATATATTTTCCAATGCGATCCATCTTCGCAAATAGTTCTGCTGTCTCAAAAAGCTCGCAGGTATGAACCAGAAGACCGCCAATGTAATTATATTTACTGTCATTCGACTCCGGCGCATCTACAAACAACCTCATTAGCTTTCTGTCTCGATGAATCATGCGGAATAGCCTACTACACATGTCATCCTGCAGATTAAAACTGTAATCCACAAACTTCTGCATGTATTTTTCATAAAGCTTGTTCAGACCTATTCTTACTCTGGAAATGCTGATCCTACCGTTTTTCCTATTCTTAATCCTGACACCGTCGATACTGATTTCACTGTAATCAGCCAGAATACGAAGTGTGGCATCGATATTATCTTTGCAGTAGGCAACTTCTTGTCCTTTTGGACCAGAAACATGTAGTTTCAAACACCTGCCGTCAGAGTTGACAACTTCCTTATGTATGACTACAAACTCACCAAGATATTCAACCATCGCACACCGCCACTGTTCTCACAAGAACACGTTTATTTTTAAACATGTTTAATAATAAACATTCAATTGCGTCATGTCAATGAAATAATTTGATTTTTACTCTTTTGATGTTTATTCTTGTTATATGGAAATAAGACTTAAACCCGAATATTTAGAAGAAATTAAAAAGAAGCACACAACCTATTCGCTTGGAAAAATACTAAGCAACCACCAGGCAATACGTATTTTCAGCGGAGAGGCCAATATAACTCTCAAGTCATACTACGTTCTTTGCAAAGCAATGGGATGGGATTTTCCTGAGTATTTCAGTGTCAAAGATGACGCTGAATAGATTAGTCTTCTACATATTTTAGATTATTGACAATATATTTTTGTGATTTATAATATAGAGTACATAAGGAGGACACTATGGAACTGATTACATCACCAATCTTTATTTTCCTCATGATTGTCGGAGTACTTGGAATAGGCGCACAACTGCTGTTGAATAGCAGACATAAGCAAAAGAATAAATAAGAGAAGGCTTCTGCTTTCTCTTTTTTTATATCAGCTTATCGAGTTCAGAAAGTATTCCGGTAACCGCCGCCTTCTTCCCGCTGTCGGCAGTCTCAAGACTCTTCTGCAGCTTCTGCAACGTTTCATCAGCAAGAAAGTCAGTCTCAGGCATCAACAGCCTTTCAACGTTCACGCCCAATCTCTCGGACAGACTCAGAAGTATCGCAACTGTGGGATTCGCTTTGCCGGTTTCCAGATGTGACACATAGGTGGGATGCAGCCCAGCAAGCTCAGCCAGCCTCTCCTGAGAGTAGCCCTTCGCCTTGCGCAGCTTCTTGATGTTTACAGCTAGAATTTCCATGAATTCAGTCATTTTGGCTTCGTTTATTTCCATACGGAAATATATTATTTTTCCAAAACGATAAACATAGATGATACTACATCATAATTGACTTTATTTGTCTGTTACTCTATATTTCTATTCATTCTATGTATTATATTACGAGGTGAACATGAAAAGGTTGCTTTTAGTCATGATACTATGTATCAGCTCAGCTCTCGCTTATGCTGAAGATGCAGTCACTCAATACGACCTCTCTTCAGAACTTGTCACAAAGAACATCCTTGTTCCGACCAAAGGATACGGGGATGTCGCATTTACACAGGGCGATATAGCCAATATGGTTGGTCAGAGGCTTGCCTCATACTCTTCGATGCAGAAGTTCTATAAGTTCATGTACAACGAGCATGTGGAGGGCTGGACAGGTGTGCGCGGGACTAAGTCTCCTGAAGGCAATTTCATTTCTCTGGCATACTTTGGCAATCAAGAC contains the following coding sequences:
- a CDS encoding helix-turn-helix domain-containing protein, coding for MTEFMEILAVNIKKLRKAKGYSQERLAELAGLHPTYVSHLETGKANPTVAILLSLSERLGVNVERLLMPETDFLADETLQKLQKSLETADSGKKAAVTGILSELDKLI